A genomic segment from Ptychodera flava strain L36383 chromosome 8, AS_Pfla_20210202, whole genome shotgun sequence encodes:
- the LOC139139201 gene encoding hydroxymethylglutaryl-CoA synthase 1-like isoform X2 has translation MPSSADSRKRGGWPDDVGILALEIYFPSQYVDQVELEKFDGVSEGKYTIGLGQGKMGFCSDREDINSLCLTVVQRLMERNKITYEMIGRLEVGTETIIDKSKSTKTVLMQLFEECGNTNIEGIDTTNACYGGTAALFNALNWVESSAWDGRYALVVAGDIAVYASGNARPTGGAGAVAMLVGPNAPLIVERGLRGTHMQHVYDFYKPDLSSEFPTVDGKLSIQCYLGALDKCYQRYCAKGREMLEKDGKSGPFSLDNIDAMLFHSPFCKLVQKSLARVMFNDFLQDPNPDMSEGGKYAGLEAFRDLKLEETFFDRTVEKAFMTSSKGIYETKTKPSLLLANQVGNMYTPSVYGGLASCIGTNTAAELAGKRIALFSYGSGLASSLYSIRVTEDMAPGSPLIKLVDSLSDLKERLDSRRKVDPAVFADTMKLRQDTHHLANYSPVGSADHLFPGTWYLTHVDAMHRRQYERTPLVPKADHVIPTEIMDSTIPSKRQSPMSLEPTPVDKPTI, from the exons ATGCCTAGCTCAGCAGACAGCCGAAAAAGGGGCGGATGGCCCGACGATGTTGGTATCTTAGCTCTGGAAATCTACTTCCCATCCCAGTACGTAGATCAAGTAGAGCTTGAAAAATTTGATGGCGTGTCAGAAGGCAAATACACCATCGGTCTTGGCCAAGGAAAAATGGGGTTCTGTTCCGACAGGGAAGACATCAACTCACTCTGTCTGACAGTAGTGCAGCGACTcatggaaagaaacaaaatcaCGTACGAAATGATTGGTCGTCTTGAAGTCGGCACGGAGACAATTATTGATAAATCTAAAAGTACAAAGACTGTTTTGATGCAGCTGTTTGAAGAGTGTGGTAACACCAATATAGAAGGTATAGACACCACCAATGCTTGTTACGGTGGAACTGCAGCTTTATTCAATGCACTCAACTGGGTAGAATCAAGTGCATGGGATG GTCGTTACGCACTGGTTGTAGCTGGAGATATTGCTGTCTATGCAAGTGGAAATGCCAGGCCAACTGGAGGTGCTGGGGCCGTAGCCATGCTTGTTGGACCAAATGCTCCTCTTATAGTAGAAAGAG GACTTCGAGGAACCCACATGCAGCATGTATATGACTTCTACAAACCAGATCTGTCATCTGAATTCCCTACTGTGGACGGTAAACTGTCAATTCAGTGTTATCTAGGGGCATTAGATAAATGTTACCAGCGTTACTGTGCAAAAGGCAGAGAAATGTTAGAAAAAG ACGGTAAATCTGGTCCATTCAGCCTAGACAATATAGACGCCATGTTGTTTCATTCACCATTCTGTAAGctggttcagaaatcgctagcCAGGGTGATGTTCAACGACTTCCTTCAGGATCCCAATCCAGACATGTCAGAGGGAGGCAAGTATGCTGGACTAGAAGCATTCAG GGACCTCAAGCTTGAAGAAACCTTCTTTGATAGAACTGTAGAGAAAGCATTTATGACTAGCAGTAAGGGTATTTACGAAACCAAAACCAAACCGTCATTACTTCTAGCCAATCAAGTCGGTAACATGTACACACCATCTGTGTATGGTGGTCTTGCATCATGTATAGGAAC GAATACTGCAGCTGAATTAGCAGGCAAGAGAATAGCATTATTCTCCTATGGATCTGGTCTAGCCTCATCTTTGTACTCTATACGAGTGACAGAGGACATGGCTCCAGGGTCTCCACTGATCAAATTGGTGGATAGCCTGTCTGATCTGAAAGAGAGATTAGATTCCAGGAGAAAAGTTGACCCAGCTGTGTTTGCGGACACCATGAAGCTGAGACAAGATACGCATCATCTTG cAAACTACAGTCCAGTTGGCTCTGCTGATCACCTATTCCCAGGTACCTGGTATTTAACACATGTAGATGCAATGCATCGTAGACAGTATGAAAGAACACCACTGGTTCCAAAAGCTGATCACGTCATTCCAACTGAAATCATG GACTCAACGATTCCAAGTAAACGTCAATCACCGATGTCCCTGGAACCTACACCAGTGGATAAACCAACtatataa
- the LOC139139201 gene encoding hydroxymethylglutaryl-CoA synthase 1-like isoform X1 produces MSQEERNMPSSADSRKRGGWPDDVGILALEIYFPSQYVDQVELEKFDGVSEGKYTIGLGQGKMGFCSDREDINSLCLTVVQRLMERNKITYEMIGRLEVGTETIIDKSKSTKTVLMQLFEECGNTNIEGIDTTNACYGGTAALFNALNWVESSAWDGRYALVVAGDIAVYASGNARPTGGAGAVAMLVGPNAPLIVERGLRGTHMQHVYDFYKPDLSSEFPTVDGKLSIQCYLGALDKCYQRYCAKGREMLEKDGKSGPFSLDNIDAMLFHSPFCKLVQKSLARVMFNDFLQDPNPDMSEGGKYAGLEAFRDLKLEETFFDRTVEKAFMTSSKGIYETKTKPSLLLANQVGNMYTPSVYGGLASCIGTNTAAELAGKRIALFSYGSGLASSLYSIRVTEDMAPGSPLIKLVDSLSDLKERLDSRRKVDPAVFADTMKLRQDTHHLANYSPVGSADHLFPGTWYLTHVDAMHRRQYERTPLVPKADHVIPTEIMDSTIPSKRQSPMSLEPTPVDKPTI; encoded by the exons AT GTCTCAAGAAGAAAGAAACATGCCTAGCTCAGCAGACAGCCGAAAAAGGGGCGGATGGCCCGACGATGTTGGTATCTTAGCTCTGGAAATCTACTTCCCATCCCAGTACGTAGATCAAGTAGAGCTTGAAAAATTTGATGGCGTGTCAGAAGGCAAATACACCATCGGTCTTGGCCAAGGAAAAATGGGGTTCTGTTCCGACAGGGAAGACATCAACTCACTCTGTCTGACAGTAGTGCAGCGACTcatggaaagaaacaaaatcaCGTACGAAATGATTGGTCGTCTTGAAGTCGGCACGGAGACAATTATTGATAAATCTAAAAGTACAAAGACTGTTTTGATGCAGCTGTTTGAAGAGTGTGGTAACACCAATATAGAAGGTATAGACACCACCAATGCTTGTTACGGTGGAACTGCAGCTTTATTCAATGCACTCAACTGGGTAGAATCAAGTGCATGGGATG GTCGTTACGCACTGGTTGTAGCTGGAGATATTGCTGTCTATGCAAGTGGAAATGCCAGGCCAACTGGAGGTGCTGGGGCCGTAGCCATGCTTGTTGGACCAAATGCTCCTCTTATAGTAGAAAGAG GACTTCGAGGAACCCACATGCAGCATGTATATGACTTCTACAAACCAGATCTGTCATCTGAATTCCCTACTGTGGACGGTAAACTGTCAATTCAGTGTTATCTAGGGGCATTAGATAAATGTTACCAGCGTTACTGTGCAAAAGGCAGAGAAATGTTAGAAAAAG ACGGTAAATCTGGTCCATTCAGCCTAGACAATATAGACGCCATGTTGTTTCATTCACCATTCTGTAAGctggttcagaaatcgctagcCAGGGTGATGTTCAACGACTTCCTTCAGGATCCCAATCCAGACATGTCAGAGGGAGGCAAGTATGCTGGACTAGAAGCATTCAG GGACCTCAAGCTTGAAGAAACCTTCTTTGATAGAACTGTAGAGAAAGCATTTATGACTAGCAGTAAGGGTATTTACGAAACCAAAACCAAACCGTCATTACTTCTAGCCAATCAAGTCGGTAACATGTACACACCATCTGTGTATGGTGGTCTTGCATCATGTATAGGAAC GAATACTGCAGCTGAATTAGCAGGCAAGAGAATAGCATTATTCTCCTATGGATCTGGTCTAGCCTCATCTTTGTACTCTATACGAGTGACAGAGGACATGGCTCCAGGGTCTCCACTGATCAAATTGGTGGATAGCCTGTCTGATCTGAAAGAGAGATTAGATTCCAGGAGAAAAGTTGACCCAGCTGTGTTTGCGGACACCATGAAGCTGAGACAAGATACGCATCATCTTG cAAACTACAGTCCAGTTGGCTCTGCTGATCACCTATTCCCAGGTACCTGGTATTTAACACATGTAGATGCAATGCATCGTAGACAGTATGAAAGAACACCACTGGTTCCAAAAGCTGATCACGTCATTCCAACTGAAATCATG GACTCAACGATTCCAAGTAAACGTCAATCACCGATGTCCCTGGAACCTACACCAGTGGATAAACCAACtatataa